The genome window taaaatacctCCGATCTTTTAAACccatttaaaaagaaaaaatcacataTTTCTCGCTGATTGATTAGCACATCTCACAGTGATCGATTCCTGTCATTCCATACCGGATTATCAGCCATCCATTACTTTTAATAGTGTACCTTTACATcgctgaatatttttcatggagAGCCAGACGCAACCATATCAATTCTCATCGCTTATACTGTATGATCTTAAGACGATTATTGCcttttaatggtttttatcGAAGGccaattattgcttttttgcTGGTGAAGGATTATAGACGCAGAGACTTGCAGCACTTTATATTCACAGTATCCCTATGTGAACAgtaatgtaataaatatttttacataatatgaaatatatgtaaattttttagcCTTCTCGTTAGGTTCAGTTCATCACAAAAGAAGCGAGcacaaaaatttacataccCAGCTGGCAGACgtatgtgaaataatttatttttagaaaaaaactctTATCAAGCATTCATTCTCCCTCTGGATGCGGTCTTATTTGCATTGCGACAAACCATAATTTAGTCGATGTGGCCCTAAGCGTGAATTGGCATTTGCATAATGAAAGTCAATATTGTTGGCAGGGAACGAACATGCTTTGATAGTAATATATGAACGTACATTTCATATTGCGTTTTACTGCTTAATAAGGCCGTGAACTCTATttctattttcagttaaatctTCTACAATTAGTCCCAGCAGCACCACTACCAAAACACCAACTAGAAAACCACCAGTTTTCCTGACAAAACGACCCACAACGCCCAAACCAAGCGCATCAACTACTTTATCAACCACCAGCGCTGCATCACACCTCACATCGACTTTACCTTCACCTGTTCCTCCAAATAAAGCAACAATTCCAAAGAAAAACCTAACTCAAATTTTGGAAAGTGGAGCTATTAATCCTGCTACCAACGAAGTTATTGAAAGCAGTGGTCTGTTGACTGTTGCTAATACCAGTAGTCCTGCTTCAAGCACAATTAAACCCAGCATCGCCCATGCCACTAGCACCAGTGCTAAACCAGTCATCATATCCTCCACAGGTATGATTTAGtgcaaaagttttaaatttcctcTCTAAAGAGGTTACTCTTTAAAGGTTCAAATTCCATTGGGAGCTCAAGCGTTACTGCTATGGATACCAGCTCGCCCAAACCCACTACGAGTGGGACGACAACTAAATCTCCAGCTTCAAGTACAAGAACTACTACCAAACCTGCTGACGGTCTAGTAACTTGGATCATTGATGAAACCAAGAACCATACTGCTTTTGTTAACGAAACATATGTGGAAAATACAACTGAAGGTGCCAAATACTTCCAGATTTCTTATAGGTTAATGAGAGGGAATTTAACTTGCAGACTGGGTTCCTATAGCCACTCCTGATGGTTGGGTATTACTTCCAAGCGTTACTCCCATTACCCCGCTATCTGAAACTAATCAGACTACATCCTCCATTACTTCATCACCTACCCCCGTATCAATTGATCCTCTTTCAACTATTATCCCTCTAGTTACCTTGCCATCTCAAGGTTCGCCCTCAGCAGCTACCGCCTCTCAAGTTACGTTATCGATTGCGAGTACCACGATGACGCCCGTTGCCTCAAGTAGTGTGGCAGATGCAGAACTAATTAATGGGACCACCTTAATGTCAGTCATAACAGAGGGTTCAACTGCAGTAACGTTCACGGAAGTCACAGGAACCACAATTTCAATTGAAACGAGCAGTCTTGGTACTAGCACTGAAATTACGAGCGAAGGGAAGCCCATCAATATGAGCGATTTTACTGATGGTAAGTATCTGTAAAAAGCTCCGCTATTGAGTTTTTCATAGGTGCCGAATAACATAATAATGAAAGATTGCAGAAAAACGATATAATTgcttgaaataataataatctccTCTTTAAAGTCTGCAAAagccaaaataagaaaaaggaCCTACCTATTAGTAAAACAACAGCGATACCCAAACTCGCATGCCCATCCGTCATCATTCGGACAGTTAACGGttcagaataataattaacaaaaaacaaatattcagGACTGTATTTAAGAGACTTTATTCTATCTGATATTATGAACATTTAATGCCTTTGTCTTTGTGTTAACGAAAAGCCTTCGATGATCAAGTCGAAATTTTTAGTCGCACCTCAAATGCTTTGATggtttattgataaaaaaactcATCTATAATTTCGCACATCCACTTAAAGTCAGACCCTGTAAAAACGTAGTTCTTCAACCTTATTCAAGGTAATTTAAACTCGTTACTTTagctaaaagaaataaaaattaccaacaATAAGACATAGGTCTGGTCAATCTAGAGTACGAGCTACACGGTCGTCCGATCTACATTTCACCTGTCCTTGTTGGTTTTAAAGCCCATTAGACTTCACCCGTAGTAGTTATAGTataattaacttatttttaaagcacttttatttaaacagaATATTCTTCTCCTTTATATGATCGTTAACTATTATCGGTATTTAGCGATAAACTGTGGGAATTCTTGCTCCAAATGAGAAGTAAAACGGTTATTTTTCTCTCAGCTCCACAACTAACCAgaactgaactaacctgaacaatttaaattgaataccTTTGTTTGGACAGTTCTAAGTGCTAAAGTTGAAAGttgagataattttaaatttactgtgGATAATGAATACTTAGTACCCCCCTCGAGTTGCGAGTTAGCCAGATGAAAATTtctgtaataaataataatcgttTGGCGTGGGCGGTCCATCATGGCCCAAGAAATTTCCGTTTATGACATGATACCTCAGCGTGGGTTTTATCATGgatattcatttaattttattttattggataTTTTCTAACGGATCAAAATTCCTGGATTCCAGCTAAATTCCACTCTAAATATGTTTCAAATCTCTGGAAATATTGATATATCGATTGCTAGATATGTGCGACATAATGCATATTTCATTACCTGcaatttgttttcatattcACACGATAGCATGGATTCAGCAAGAGGCTTCTAAACCATCCAATGTTTCTCGATTCTCGGAGTTTCGTCGTGATTAATGGCCATTTGCGACCTGTATCGTTGTTCTGTCGAGCGAAATTTACCTGTTCAACTTTCCTCCGCCGCTGCTTCAGCCCCCCTAATCAAGTCAGCTTCACACGGATATCGCGAGAAAGCCCAAACCTTTTTCTTCGAAAAAGCCCCCGCGGCATCTGGCAACTCAGACAGAACGGCAATTATGTTAAATAAACGTCAAAAAAACgttgtgaaaaaaaagtttttattttttattttttcgaataaagGTCGTGGCGAACTCACTTCTGACCAATTGCtgttacattattttattctaataataatgattaagAACaacaattagaaatttaattgtcttctTAGTTTCATAGCTCAACAACTTAAATTAGATACCTTAGTTGAGATAGttctaaattataaaactcaAAGTTAaggtaatttcaaatttactgcggataataaaaacttttaaccTGTGATTTAACCAGTCGGAAATTGCAGAGATAATTGTTTAGCGTTTGCTTTCCATCATGGCTTGAGAAATTACCGTTTACGACTCGGAGTGGCTTTTTGTATACATTTCGATTCAATTTAGTTATATTGATGTGATGGGTTCTTATTTGCAGGCTAAATTCTACTCTAGAAAATTCCGTCgtcttttgaaatattaccaTGCCGACAGCTGTTTGAAAGCAATGCTCTTCCTATTGACAATGtccaaaaatacttaattataaCATTAATAATCAGCAAATCTAATCGATTTGACCCGTGAAGAGTTTCAACGGAATATGTGTATTAAGGCCAACTAGGCAACATATAAATACTGGCATATTCTGGACCCAATGTAACAATGTTATCGGAATCCGGAAgtccataaaatatttaatcccCGTAATAAAAAGAAGGTTTATTAGAGCACAGGACCGGAAAGGCACACTCAGGCACGTGGCCTGAATGGAACGGGATGAACTTCAGTAAATCTTATTTGACCTTCCTTGGGGAGAAATAAATTGCTGAGATTAATGGTCAAATTCCATTAACAAGACTAGCATGCCGAAGATATGTTTGCCGGCTAATGTATGCCCCGTCAACACATAATACGTGTTTACATACATTGCGATCATAAATACCCTCTCTCCTCtcccattttatttatttatccttTTCCAGACTCTGAGTATCTCCGAATCCAAACAAATATCCAGCTTCTGATATCAGTGAAATGAGAGGAAGAATAAACGCATATTTTCACATATTACCCAAAAATTTGGAACTAATTTAAGTAATGTTTCGCCCTTGTCAGTATGCGGACGTCGTATGTGGCCCGAAGCCAGAATTGTTGGGGGAGAGAAATCCAGCTTTGGGAAATGGCCTTGGCAAATCTCTTTGAGGCAGTGGAGGACCTCGACTTACTTACATAAATGTGGAGCAGCATTATTGAATGAAAACTGGGCCATCACCGCTGCGCATTGTGTCGACAAGTAAGTGTTGCATTATAAGTGGGATTGCAATTTCGGGTCCGAAAATGTGTCCTGGTATCAAGTTGTGATCAGGATGCAAGGGGAATATTTTAAACTCGGCCAATTTTGATTTCTCATTCATCACAAATAACCGcctactttaaaaaattaacttgatgttaaaatgaagaaaaacgacCTCTTTTAGCATGAAATTGTTTAAGATTTTTCCAGATAATAAGTTTTCAACATTACAATGGAAGAACAGGAGTCCCTCAATGCAAATTGTAGAAAAGATaaatcataatattttaggacAATAAATTTGTGCGTTATTAGTACCAAAGTGCCATTAAAATTCGCATGCGGATGTATCCATCGATATATTGCGATTAGATTTAAATGTGTTCAATGCAGCAATTAGTAGTAATAGAGATAAAATTCTGGTGTGGAGCTTTTGAAACCATATAGGAACAACTTCAGtattacactgaatattatcTGAATTTCACACTTAATTATCTCATATTCCCTTCATCACTAACCTTTCTGAACTTATTTATTCTGCCTTTAGTGTTCCTCCAAGTGACCTACTGCTTCGACTTGGTGAGCACGACTTGTCAACCGAAGGTGAACCGTATCTCCACGAAGAAAGACGTGTCCAGATAGTGGCGTCACACCCTCAATTTGACCCTAGAACTTTTGAGTACGATTTAGCCCTTCTAAGATTTTACGAGCCTGTTCAATTCCAACCCAACATTATCCCAGTATGCGTACCCAAAAGCGATGAAAATTTTGTAGGCCGAACAGCCCACGTCACTGGTTGGGGACGATTGTACGAAGGTAAGTTAATTAATTCCTGGAGAAACGGCTAAGGGCAACTAAAGCCACGCCACTGATTAATACTGTCTAGTTATTTTACCGTTTCCATGGATATTATCTTCTTGGTCAAGTTTCCTTACCAAGGAAAGCTTTCTTTTCTCTTCGCATTAAAGCAGTTAATTTGGTACATTTAATCGAAAAGttgcttatatttttataaattattttacttgcCTACAGGCTACTGCAGGAACATATTAAGCTCACACTCACGTATG of Euwallacea similis isolate ESF13 chromosome 3, ESF131.1, whole genome shotgun sequence contains these proteins:
- the Np gene encoding serine proteinase stubble, whose protein sequence is MLPATLITLVTFILDLSSSSPVYNMQPAFITTNIASTNGRNIRNLPCVSRKNPALSGVCMFAIDCLKSNGTHLGTCIDRFYFGSCCHIEPIKTLGNNIESNIVLDSREPPERLHNTTTNLSSTTPTSFTSISSTIISSTVSKPYAQTKKPNMTTTGSPPTTTKTTLKTSPPPVTKPYGVKIPLVTGTISSTTSELTTVPQKLQTFQIIDGALLETTTFKSPSPATTKHPSVPVRTSTKSPSTTTKPRPAITAPQKPYQRPSSRPPKPGVASKPTQKPSKPPKLSSTTRRPAISSTTSKTVSTRRPAVTHPTRKVTRPASTVKSSTISPSSTTTKTPTRKPPVFLTKRPTTPKPSASTTLSTTSAASHLTSTLPSPVPPNKATIPKKNLTQILESGAINPATNEVIESSGLLTVANTSSPASSTIKPSIAHATSTSAKPVIISSTGSNSIGSSSVTAMDTSSPKPTTSGTTTKSPASSTRTTTKPADGLVTWIIDETKNHTAFVNETYVENTTEDWVPIATPDGWVLLPSVTPITPLSETNQTTSSITSSPTPVSIDPLSTIIPLVTLPSQGSPSAATASQVTLSIASTTMTPVASSSVADAELINGTTLMSVITEGSTAVTFTEVTGTTISIETSSLGTSTEITSEGKPINMSDFTDVCGRRMWPEARIVGGEKSSFGKWPWQISLRQWRTSTYLHKCGAALLNENWAITAAHCVDNVPPSDLLLRLGEHDLSTEGEPYLHEERRVQIVASHPQFDPRTFEYDLALLRFYEPVQFQPNIIPVCVPKSDENFVGRTAHVTGWGRLYEDGPLPSVLQEVSVPVINNTVCESMYRSAGYIEHIPHIFICAGWRKGGFDSCEGDSGGPMVIQREDKRFLLSGIISWGIGCAEPNQPGVYTRISEFRDWINQILQF